GTCGTCCCCGTATACAATGAAGAGGATTCGCTGAAGCAGTTCCTGCCGAGGCTGGTGCCTGTGTTGGACTCCGTCGGCTTGGGTTACGAAATCGTATTTGTCGACGACGGCAGCCGAGACCGCACCTGGCGGGCAATAGAGGACCAACGGCGCTCGAACGAGCGTATTCGATCACTACGCCTGTCGCGAAACTTCGGCAAGGAGATCGCTCTGGCGGCGGGTCTCGATTCCGCTAGGGGCGATGCAGTGGTGTTTATCGACGCGGACCTTCAGGATCCGCCCGAACTGATTGCCGAGTTCGTGGCACTCTGGCGTTCGGGCTATCAGAACGTCTACGGATTGCGGGTCAACCGCGACCAGGATTCGCTGCTGAAGCGCCTGACCGCCTCCCTTTTCTACCGTGTGTTCAATTGGGTGAGCGACACCAAAATCCCCATGAACGCTGGCGATTTCCGGCTCATCGGGCCTGCGGTCGTCAAGGCGGTGCGGGCTTGCCGCGACAAGCGGCGGTTCATGAAGGGCTTGTACGCCTGGGTCGGCTTTCCAAGCGTCGCCGTTCCCTACGAGCGCCAGCCGCGCGCTTCCGGCCAGTCGAAGTTCGACGCGATGACCCTGATTTCGCTGGCCATAGACGGCATGGTTTCGCATTCGACCGCACCGTTGCGAGCCTGGACCTGGCTGGGCCTGTTTTGCGTCGTGGGCGGCGCTCTACTCGGACTGGCGCTGCTCGTCCAGTATTTTTTTTCCGACAACGACCCTCCGACCGGCTTCTACATGACGGCCCTGGTCATTCTCGGCTTCTCGGCACTGAATTTCATAACGCTGGGCATCATGGGCGAGTACCTCGGCAGAATATATGGTGAGGTCAAGGATCGTCCGCTTTACCTGCTCCTTGACGAAGCGGATGGGGACGAGGCATCCCACGATGACCGGGAGCAAGGCGACGCCGACTCAGAACTCGAGTTGGGATCGGCGAACCGAAATGATGCCTGACCCGAGTCTCTACTTGGACCATGGCAGCCTGTGGCAAAAGTCCCGCGTCGCGCCGACGGTGACGAGGCGCCCGGCTGGCAAGGGGCGGAGAGCTAGAAAACTGGCGGTCGCAAAATCGGGGCTACTTCAGCGACAAACCATGCGGGCGCCTACCGATGCCCGCTTGGATTGCAGGAGGCTTGCGAATGGAACTCAAGGCTTTCCAGGACATGATCGAACTGCAGGAAACGCATTGGTGGTACTGCGCGCGCAGAACCATACTTGCCCGTCTGCTCGAAAAGTTCGTTCCCGTCGGCGGCCGTGTGCTGGAAGTCGGGGCAGGCACGGGCTCGAATCTGGAACTGCTGCAGAAATGGGGTACGGTCACGGCCCTCGAACCCAATCGGTTCGCCGCCGATTACCTTGCACGGAACTTCAGTGTCAAGGTTCTGCGCGCTGCCGTCCCCGCTTCCCGTGAACTGGACCGCGAACGGTTCGACCTGATTGCCGCATTGGATGTACTGGAACACATCGAAGAAGAGACGGCTGCGCTCGATTTCATGGTTCGCCGGTTGCGTCCTGGTGGCTGGCTGCTGATAACGGTGCCGGCCTTTGCGTTTCTCTGGTCGACTCACGACGAAGCGCTGCACCACAAGCGTCGCTACCGAATGCCGGAACTTGCGCGCAAGCTGCGCTATGCGGGGCTGGCGGTGATTTTTCAGTCTTATTTCAACTCGCTGCTCTTTCCACTGGCATTGGCGACCCGGTTGGTGGACCGACTGCGGCCTGGCACGGCCCGTTCGGGGGCAAAACGCGTTCCCGCGACCGCAAACCGAATCCTGCGCTTCGCTTTCGAATTGGAAGCTCCGCTGTTGCAGCGATTCCGTCTGCCGTTCGGCCTTTCCATCGTCCTGTTTGCCCGGAAACCCAAACAAATCCCCAGGCCACGGGCCGCCGGTCAG
This genomic interval from Gemmatimonadota bacterium contains the following:
- a CDS encoding glycosyltransferase family 2 protein produces the protein MWESIALDVEISIVVPVYNEEDSLKQFLPRLVPVLDSVGLGYEIVFVDDGSRDRTWRAIEDQRRSNERIRSLRLSRNFGKEIALAAGLDSARGDAVVFIDADLQDPPELIAEFVALWRSGYQNVYGLRVNRDQDSLLKRLTASLFYRVFNWVSDTKIPMNAGDFRLIGPAVVKAVRACRDKRRFMKGLYAWVGFPSVAVPYERQPRASGQSKFDAMTLISLAIDGMVSHSTAPLRAWTWLGLFCVVGGALLGLALLVQYFFSDNDPPTGFYMTALVILGFSALNFITLGIMGEYLGRIYGEVKDRPLYLLLDEADGDEASHDDREQGDADSELELGSANRNDA
- a CDS encoding class I SAM-dependent methyltransferase, with the translated sequence MELKAFQDMIELQETHWWYCARRTILARLLEKFVPVGGRVLEVGAGTGSNLELLQKWGTVTALEPNRFAADYLARNFSVKVLRAAVPASRELDRERFDLIAALDVLEHIEEETAALDFMVRRLRPGGWLLITVPAFAFLWSTHDEALHHKRRYRMPELARKLRYAGLAVIFQSYFNSLLFPLALATRLVDRLRPGTARSGAKRVPATANRILRFAFELEAPLLQRFRLPFGLSIVLFARKPKQIPRPRAAGQPSVPMASPC